From a region of the Rhodococcus sp. 4CII genome:
- a CDS encoding SDR family oxidoreductase, with protein MSPSLDGKAAVVTGAARGIGRACAVALAAGGADLMLVDVARNLPGVPYPLGSPSQLEYTAELCRTQGVSVLTSAVDVRVLGEVRDAVDAAHERFGHIDILVNNAGIAAPSGKLAHEIEEGEWQLMLDVDLSGAWRTIAVAGKIMVTQRSGSIINISSTAGIVGYRRFAGYVAAKHGLIGLTKAVALDYAPSGVRVNALCPGSVRDSPAFEGRMLAEIARSLGLEVDEHESVFVQSQPINALIEPEDVASAARWLASDDSRRITGTVVTVDGGFTAR; from the coding sequence ATGAGTCCGAGTCTGGACGGCAAGGCGGCCGTCGTGACCGGGGCGGCCAGGGGCATCGGCCGGGCGTGCGCGGTGGCGTTGGCCGCCGGGGGTGCGGACCTGATGCTCGTGGATGTCGCGCGGAATCTGCCGGGTGTTCCGTACCCACTCGGTTCACCGAGCCAGCTCGAGTACACCGCCGAGTTGTGTCGCACCCAAGGGGTCTCGGTGCTGACGAGCGCGGTCGACGTGCGCGTGCTGGGCGAGGTCAGGGACGCGGTGGACGCCGCACACGAACGGTTCGGCCACATCGACATTCTCGTCAACAACGCCGGGATCGCGGCGCCCTCGGGGAAACTGGCACATGAGATCGAAGAGGGCGAGTGGCAGTTGATGCTCGACGTCGATCTTTCCGGCGCATGGCGCACGATCGCCGTCGCCGGAAAGATCATGGTCACGCAGCGCAGCGGCAGCATCATCAACATCTCGTCGACAGCGGGCATCGTCGGTTACCGCCGCTTCGCAGGGTATGTGGCTGCCAAGCACGGATTGATCGGACTGACGAAGGCCGTCGCGCTCGACTATGCCCCGAGCGGGGTCCGGGTGAACGCCCTGTGTCCTGGTTCGGTGCGCGACAGTCCCGCGTTCGAGGGCAGGATGCTGGCCGAGATCGCGCGCTCGCTCGGTCTGGAGGTGGATGAGCATGAATCCGTGTTCGTGCAGTCGCAGCCGATCAACGCGCTCATCGAACCCGAGGACGTCGCATCCGCTGCGCGATGGCTCGCCTCCGACGACTCGCGGCGTATCACCGGCACTGTCGTGACGGTGGACGGCGGGTTCACGGCGCGATGA
- a CDS encoding thioesterase II family protein — protein sequence MDDTMLLCLPYAGSGASFFRGWRGFAPKGLSVVPLQLPGREERFVEPPLTDVAAAVEDLLSRALSEGQGAQRVAVFGHSLGAVLSYELTHRLVAEGSVPVTRLFVSGAPGPRHVREIRAALLDDTEFLARVHELAGYTHPALENPELRELLLPVLRADVDMHERYRPPPHPLLDIPITALRGRDDHLVSSVQAAEWKTATTAATSVLELDGGHMYLTDHPHALLRLVAAQLTGPVPR from the coding sequence ATGGATGACACGATGCTCCTGTGCTTGCCCTACGCGGGTTCGGGGGCCTCGTTCTTTCGAGGCTGGCGCGGGTTCGCCCCCAAAGGATTGTCCGTCGTGCCCCTGCAACTGCCGGGCCGGGAGGAGAGGTTCGTCGAACCGCCGTTGACCGATGTCGCAGCGGCCGTCGAAGATCTCTTGTCCCGCGCGCTTTCCGAGGGGCAGGGTGCCCAGAGAGTCGCAGTGTTCGGGCACAGCCTGGGTGCCGTTCTCTCCTACGAACTCACGCATCGGCTGGTTGCGGAGGGCAGTGTGCCGGTGACGCGGCTGTTTGTCAGCGGGGCACCGGGACCGCGACATGTTCGCGAGATTCGCGCAGCCCTGCTCGATGACACCGAGTTCCTGGCCCGTGTCCACGAACTGGCCGGATACACGCACCCGGCTCTGGAGAACCCCGAATTACGTGAGCTGTTGCTACCGGTCCTGCGCGCGGACGTCGACATGCACGAGAGATATCGGCCCCCACCGCACCCGCTTCTGGACATTCCCATCACAGCCCTGCGTGGTCGTGACGATCACTTGGTCAGCTCGGTTCAGGCCGCCGAGTGGAAAACGGCTACCACGGCCGCCACCTCGGTGCTGGAACTCGACGGCGGCCACATGTACCTCACTGATCACCCGCACGCTCTGCTGCGCCTCGTCGCTGCCCAGCTCACGGGGCCAGTTCCCCGATGA
- a CDS encoding UPF0182 family protein, which yields MQPSDRIRVLPRRARVMIILTVALVALLVIGPRLVVGYTDWLWFGEVGYRRVWGTVLVTRLILFTAVTLLVGAVIFAAMVWAYRSRPLFAASAKDPLERYRTVVLGRPRSFTVGIALLLALPFGLHAQASWETVQLFLHGGGFGTVDAEFGYDIGFYVFDLPFYRLILTWLFIAVFLALLTGLGTHYLFGGIRLAPSEDHLIDVSRPARIQLAVLAGTFIALKAASYWLDRYSLLWSGRKEPTFTGAGYTDINAVLPARLIMVAIAVLCAVAFFAAIVLRDLRIPAMATALLVLSAILVGGIYPALIEQFSVRPNAADRESPYIERNIAATRQAYGLGPDRVEYLDYPGVGTRPPRDIPADVTTIANARLLDPTVLSRTFTQQQQLKNFYGFPEHLNIDRYTIDGQLADYIVAARELSPNSLSGNQTQWINRHTVYTHGNGFVAAPANRVNAAARDAAGQSTSSDSGYPLYAVSDIASQAAGHQLIPVEQPRIYYGEVIAEADPDYAIVGGPQGAPPREYDTDTAQYTYTGTGGVPVGNWVNRLAFAARYGERNILFSGAIGPESKIIFNRDPATRVEHVAPWLTTDNNPYPAVVGGRIVWIVDGYTTAAHYPYSQVGSLAEPAVAGTGRTQLPEQVSYVRNSVKATVDAYDGTVTLYQVDENDPVLRAWMSAFPGTVQSAEAIPAELRAHFRYPEDLFRLQRDLLAKYHVDDPREFFTTNAFWSVPSDPTADTGGEQPPYYVLVGDAGTAAPSFRLTSAMVGFNREFLSAYLSVHSDPENYGRIDILRLPTDTQTQGPRQTQNSMISDTRVASERTLLERSNKIYYANLLTLPIADGGILYVEPLFTERLTSTAEASTFPQLARVLVSYREPGTGGVRVGYAPTLAEALDQVFAAGTGAAATAPGGDATTPPPTGGPPPAPPPDTPPAPPPAASEQLTAAVLELNAALANLREAQHTGDFTTYGAALDRLQQAIDTYLAAGGTPH from the coding sequence ATGCAACCGTCCGACCGGATCCGGGTGCTGCCGCGGAGGGCCCGGGTCATGATCATTCTGACGGTGGCTCTCGTTGCGTTGCTGGTGATCGGGCCGCGTCTGGTCGTGGGATATACCGATTGGCTGTGGTTCGGTGAGGTCGGCTACCGCCGCGTGTGGGGAACGGTCCTGGTCACCCGGCTGATCCTGTTCACGGCGGTCACGCTGCTGGTGGGTGCGGTGATCTTCGCGGCCATGGTGTGGGCGTACCGGTCCCGCCCACTGTTCGCGGCCTCGGCGAAGGATCCGCTCGAGCGGTACCGGACGGTGGTGCTGGGCCGCCCGCGGTCGTTCACGGTGGGGATCGCGCTGCTGCTGGCGCTGCCGTTCGGGCTGCACGCACAGGCGAGTTGGGAGACGGTGCAACTGTTCCTGCACGGCGGCGGCTTCGGCACCGTAGACGCGGAGTTCGGGTACGACATCGGCTTCTACGTCTTCGACCTGCCGTTCTACCGCCTGATCCTGACGTGGCTGTTCATCGCGGTGTTCCTGGCATTGCTGACCGGCCTGGGAACCCACTACCTGTTCGGCGGGATCCGACTGGCACCGAGCGAGGACCACCTCATCGACGTGTCCCGGCCGGCGCGCATCCAGCTCGCGGTGCTCGCCGGCACGTTCATCGCGCTGAAGGCGGCCTCCTACTGGCTCGACCGGTACTCCTTGTTGTGGAGCGGCCGGAAGGAGCCCACCTTCACCGGGGCCGGATACACCGACATCAACGCGGTGCTGCCGGCCCGGCTGATCATGGTCGCGATCGCGGTGCTGTGCGCGGTCGCGTTCTTCGCCGCCATCGTTCTGCGGGACCTGCGGATCCCGGCGATGGCCACGGCACTGCTGGTGCTCTCGGCGATCCTGGTCGGCGGAATCTATCCGGCGCTGATCGAGCAGTTCTCGGTCCGCCCGAACGCCGCCGACCGGGAGAGCCCCTACATCGAACGCAACATCGCCGCGACCCGACAGGCCTACGGCCTCGGCCCGGACCGGGTCGAGTACCTCGACTACCCCGGGGTGGGCACCCGACCGCCCCGGGACATTCCCGCCGACGTCACCACCATCGCCAACGCCCGCCTGCTGGACCCGACCGTGCTCTCGCGCACCTTCACCCAGCAGCAGCAGCTGAAGAACTTCTACGGCTTCCCCGAGCACCTCAACATCGACCGCTACACCATCGACGGACAACTCGCCGACTACATCGTCGCCGCCCGCGAGCTGTCCCCGAACAGCCTCAGCGGCAACCAGACCCAGTGGATCAACCGGCACACCGTGTATACCCACGGCAACGGATTCGTCGCCGCCCCGGCCAACCGGGTCAACGCCGCCGCCCGCGACGCCGCCGGGCAGTCCACCAGCAGCGACAGCGGATACCCGCTCTACGCGGTCAGCGACATCGCCTCCCAGGCCGCCGGCCACCAGCTGATCCCGGTCGAGCAACCGCGCATCTACTACGGTGAGGTGATCGCAGAGGCGGATCCCGACTACGCCATCGTCGGCGGCCCGCAGGGTGCGCCGCCGCGCGAGTACGACACCGACACCGCCCAGTACACCTACACCGGCACCGGTGGGGTGCCGGTGGGCAACTGGGTCAATCGGTTGGCATTCGCCGCCCGGTACGGCGAGCGCAACATCCTGTTCTCCGGCGCCATCGGGCCCGAGTCGAAGATCATCTTCAACCGGGACCCGGCCACCCGGGTCGAACACGTCGCCCCGTGGCTGACCACCGACAACAACCCGTATCCGGCGGTGGTCGGCGGCCGGATCGTGTGGATCGTCGACGGCTACACCACCGCCGCGCACTACCCGTACTCGCAGGTCGGCTCGCTTGCCGAGCCGGCCGTCGCCGGCACCGGCCGCACCCAGCTCCCCGAGCAGGTGTCCTATGTGCGGAACTCGGTGAAGGCCACCGTCGACGCCTACGACGGCACCGTCACCCTCTACCAGGTCGACGAGAACGACCCGGTCCTGCGCGCGTGGATGAGCGCGTTCCCCGGCACTGTGCAGTCGGCAGAGGCGATCCCGGCCGAGCTGCGGGCGCACTTCCGCTACCCCGAGGACCTGTTCCGCCTGCAGCGCGACCTGCTGGCGAAGTACCACGTCGATGATCCGCGGGAGTTCTTCACCACCAACGCATTCTGGTCGGTGCCCAGCGATCCGACCGCCGACACCGGCGGGGAACAGCCGCCGTACTACGTCCTGGTCGGCGACGCCGGCACCGCGGCCCCGTCCTTCCGGCTCACCAGCGCCATGGTCGGCTTCAACCGGGAATTCCTCTCCGCCTACCTCTCGGTGCACTCCGACCCCGAAAACTACGGCAGAATCGACATTCTGCGGTTGCCGACGGACACCCAGACCCAGGGCCCGCGCCAGACCCAGAACTCGATGATCTCCGACACCCGCGTCGCCTCCGAGCGCACCCTGCTCGAGCGGTCCAACAAGATCTACTACGCCAACCTGCTGACCCTGCCGATCGCCGACGGCGGCATCCTCTACGTCGAACCACTCTTCACCGAACGCCTCACCAGCACCGCCGAGGCCTCGACGTTCCCGCAGCTGGCTCGGGTCCTGGTCAGCTACCGCGAACCCGGCACCGGCGGGGTCCGCGTCGGCTACGCCCCCACCCTCGCCGAGGCGCTCGACCAGGTCTTCGCCGCCGGCACCGGCGCCGCGGCCACCGCCCCCGGCGGCGATGCCACCACACCACCACCTACCGGGGGGCCACCGCCGGCACCCCCACCGGACACCCCGCCCGCCCCACCGCCGGCGGCATCGGAACAGCTGACCGCCGCGGTCCTCGAACTCAACGCCGCCCTGGCCAACCTGCGCGAGGCGCAACACACCGGCGACTTCACCACGTACGGCGCGGCTCTGGATCGACTACAACAGGCCATCGACACCTACCTGGCCGCGGGCGGAACCCCGCACTGA
- a CDS encoding amino acid adenylation domain-containing protein, whose amino-acid sequence MDGSAADAAARCRRERELRRPVGTNGRGVRAVLLLYSDGVADLVLAADRRDLDATSLATMSDVLTGDLDVEAVSAGPLGEHHDGEALDSLPSASAGRHRFPWAAVEQRSGPASYAFALGRIDGDVTATIIVAAALVLGRYEHRDTVRVAAWCEDRDRPPRVLGSFWHCTVQTVDCSENAVLQEVLRSAIDSLDQDARAPLDTDAAYGPRGIRAVGVGVLGTSGTFPRVARDWLACQSAPLPLTLAPVVDATGAVVLQLHRQQDVVDDEAAQQFGRHVMQMCHQMRGAGTDVRVGDLPMGEQMDSGVGLEVVAPAVPGPGRIEALFRARAKEQPDAIAVVHGHRQLTYAELDEQSRWSAAGLRMCGIRPGDRVGICLDRSVELIVAMLSVLDVGATYVPMDVRHPADRLAYTADDADVQLVVTEVEDPLWSSEIRVISPGELASTGDDATDTDGDGDGLDADAAAYVIYTSGSTGRPKGVMIPHRAVLALFAATTADLRLGREDTWSMFHSSAFDFSVWEIWGALLTGARLVIVPYWISRSPVEFHALLADERVSVLSQTPSAFAQLAEADRELDRLDALRLVVFGGESLDARALLPWMDRYPESGCRLVDMYGTTETTVHVTAHTVTRGDAVAGTRVVGRPLPGWYVFVLDERGRPVPRGVDGEIYVGGAGVALGYLRRPELTAERFLRVPSCGNRRLYRTGDLGRLRRDGTLEHLGRLDTQVQIRGFRVELGEVRSVLLDDPAVVDAAVVSSGSEGAPGGFGLDAYVVLSGENGKPIRQRAQRFLPEYMLPRTITVVDALPLTINGKLDVARLPEPDRPAPRSPAPHVSTPGGLAERLTDIWESVLGVPVAADDNLFELGGNSLCAIKADSMMRRQGLPVLPMRELYLHPSISGICATLDRLYAPPDR is encoded by the coding sequence GTGGACGGATCTGCCGCGGATGCCGCCGCACGGTGTCGTCGAGAACGCGAGTTGCGGCGGCCGGTCGGCACGAACGGGCGCGGGGTCCGGGCCGTCCTGCTGCTTTACTCGGACGGAGTGGCCGACCTGGTTCTCGCAGCGGACCGCCGGGATCTGGATGCGACGTCGCTCGCCACGATGAGTGACGTCCTGACCGGCGACCTGGATGTCGAAGCCGTATCGGCGGGGCCGCTCGGCGAGCACCATGACGGCGAAGCCCTCGATTCGTTGCCGTCGGCGAGTGCGGGACGCCATCGATTCCCCTGGGCTGCAGTCGAACAGCGCTCCGGACCGGCGTCCTACGCGTTTGCGCTGGGGCGAATCGATGGGGATGTCACTGCCACGATCATCGTCGCTGCCGCATTGGTCCTGGGCCGGTACGAGCATCGTGACACCGTGCGAGTGGCGGCATGGTGCGAGGATCGAGATCGCCCGCCGCGGGTCCTGGGCAGTTTCTGGCACTGCACGGTGCAGACGGTCGACTGCTCCGAAAACGCTGTGCTGCAGGAGGTCCTCCGCAGTGCGATCGACTCGCTCGATCAGGACGCTCGCGCTCCCCTGGACACGGACGCTGCCTACGGTCCGCGCGGCATTCGTGCGGTCGGAGTCGGTGTGCTGGGTACCTCCGGGACGTTCCCCCGGGTCGCCCGGGACTGGCTGGCGTGCCAGTCCGCACCGCTTCCGCTGACCCTGGCTCCCGTCGTCGACGCCACCGGCGCAGTCGTGCTCCAGCTACATCGTCAGCAGGACGTGGTGGACGACGAGGCTGCACAGCAGTTCGGGCGGCACGTAATGCAGATGTGTCATCAGATGCGCGGCGCGGGGACGGACGTTCGCGTCGGCGACCTTCCCATGGGGGAACAGATGGATTCCGGGGTGGGTCTCGAGGTGGTCGCGCCGGCCGTCCCAGGTCCCGGTCGGATCGAGGCGTTGTTCCGGGCTCGCGCGAAGGAGCAGCCCGATGCGATTGCCGTGGTGCACGGTCATCGTCAGCTCACGTATGCCGAACTCGACGAACAGTCGCGGTGGTCGGCAGCCGGCCTCCGGATGTGCGGCATCCGCCCGGGTGACCGCGTCGGTATCTGCCTGGATCGGTCCGTGGAGTTGATCGTCGCCATGCTGTCGGTGCTCGACGTGGGTGCGACGTACGTCCCGATGGATGTGCGGCATCCCGCGGACCGGCTCGCGTACACCGCTGACGACGCCGACGTGCAACTGGTCGTCACCGAGGTCGAGGACCCGTTGTGGAGCAGCGAGATTCGGGTGATCTCACCGGGGGAGCTGGCATCGACCGGAGACGACGCCACGGATACGGACGGGGACGGGGACGGGCTCGACGCGGACGCAGCGGCTTACGTGATCTACACGTCCGGATCCACCGGTCGGCCGAAGGGTGTGATGATTCCGCACCGCGCTGTGTTGGCGCTTTTCGCGGCCACTACTGCGGACCTTCGTCTCGGCCGCGAGGACACCTGGTCGATGTTCCACTCGTCCGCCTTCGACTTCTCGGTCTGGGAGATTTGGGGTGCGCTGCTCACGGGAGCGCGACTCGTCATCGTGCCCTACTGGATTTCTCGGTCGCCGGTCGAATTCCACGCACTGCTCGCGGACGAGCGGGTGAGTGTCCTGAGTCAAACCCCCTCGGCCTTCGCGCAACTCGCGGAGGCCGACCGCGAGCTCGATCGGCTCGATGCGCTGCGCCTGGTCGTCTTCGGTGGCGAGTCGCTCGATGCGCGGGCGCTTCTGCCCTGGATGGACCGGTATCCGGAGTCGGGATGCCGACTAGTCGACATGTACGGAACAACGGAGACGACCGTGCACGTCACGGCGCACACCGTGACACGCGGAGACGCCGTGGCCGGCACCCGGGTGGTGGGACGGCCGCTGCCCGGTTGGTACGTGTTCGTGCTCGACGAACGAGGACGACCGGTTCCGCGGGGTGTGGACGGCGAAATATATGTCGGCGGTGCGGGGGTCGCGCTCGGGTATCTCCGCCGGCCCGAGCTCACCGCGGAGCGTTTTCTCCGCGTGCCGTCGTGCGGGAACCGAAGGTTGTACCGAACCGGAGATCTGGGTCGACTCCGTCGCGACGGCACGCTCGAACACCTCGGCCGGTTGGACACTCAGGTGCAGATCCGCGGCTTCCGGGTCGAACTCGGTGAGGTGCGCAGTGTGCTGCTCGACGATCCGGCCGTCGTCGATGCGGCGGTGGTATCCAGTGGAAGTGAGGGCGCGCCGGGCGGCTTCGGTCTCGACGCATATGTGGTTCTCTCGGGCGAGAACGGCAAACCGATTCGGCAGCGGGCCCAGAGGTTCCTTCCGGAGTACATGCTGCCGCGCACCATCACAGTGGTCGACGCCCTTCCCCTCACGATCAACGGCAAGCTCGATGTGGCCCGTCTTCCCGAACCCGATCGGCCCGCGCCGCGCTCTCCGGCGCCGCATGTATCCACTCCGGGTGGACTGGCCGAAAGGCTCACCGATATCTGGGAATCGGTGCTGGGGGTGCCGGTCGCTGCCGACGACAACCTCTTCGAGCTCGGCGGTAACTCGTTGTGCGCCATCAAAGCCGACAGCATGATGCGCCGTCAGGGGTTGCCGGTGCTTCCGATGCGGGAACTGTATCTGCACCCGAGTATCAGTGGCATCTGTGCCACCCTCGACAGGCTCTACGCGCCGCCCGACAGATAG